In Rhodamnia argentea isolate NSW1041297 chromosome 4, ASM2092103v1, whole genome shotgun sequence, the following proteins share a genomic window:
- the LOC115744608 gene encoding TORTIFOLIA1-like protein 2 isoform X1, translated as MKNQASIRGRGSGRATTQQIIFELKQKVVLALNKLADRDTQQIGVDELEKAAEGLNPDTIAPFLSCILDTDSEQKCAIRRECIRLMGTLVKSHEGLIEPYLVKMVSSIVKRLKDPDSGVRDACVQTMGVLASSLTNHPGERGQTFVTLVRPLFESLGEQNKQVQSGSALCLARIIDSTSDPPALILQRILTRTTKLLRNPHFMAKAAVIELNRSIIQAGGAATVNGLSAALTSIQEALKSGDWATRKAASLALAEIASSGGCFLGTFKVSCVRSLEACRFDKVKPVRDTVLQALHCWRNIPGQDHPEPSECGSSVKENNYGGDFSDLTSASESGRAVILKNVGQDSVKKRIGLSARKACQNFVEKQEHPKPEEWNVEIAVPRNTKISVEHCEEQEPDGSFFTNGAERISANITSMQEDVYDYGIIDDQQECSSVSNLGADSLKTKLMTVSKGCIDESSPDFRGTSHQRVIEEVSSEGPMYPFTMQDRRSLDSTVTESSYPAMSGCCQKAANEMISIHKQLSAIEKQQSNLLDLLQVFTTSTSESLSLIKSKVIALELAVGRISQDFIHEDGYDIMGVSKCMRKDESIDSPRLSICTPRPSMDMQQRQPSIMTRKKSEFGYNNPLDRNWSKSANLKPDEDMWMASSTRLSRSHLGKDCHKFSEQGAQSIVSVRRKGYTCANARQIGPTKNSAWKQIRDFLREGDLESAYAEALVLGDKHVLNELVHATGPVLDSLSQKTASDLLCTLASLFKEQRSVGSMVPWLQQVVDLSTIHGPNYFILSMKAKDEVMSATHEVVKMEFSSSAERRSANQMAVKLHYLLGKGG; from the exons ATGAAGAACCAGGCGTCCATAAGAGGGAGAGGATCCGGTAGGGCAACTACCCAACAGATTATCTTTGAGCTGAAGCAGAAGGTGGTTCTTGCCCTTAACAAGCTTGCAGATAGAGATACACAGCAAATTGGAGTTGACGAATTGGAAAAGGCCGCTGAGGGCTTAAATCCGGACACTATAGCCCCATTTCTGTCTTGCATACTGGACACTGATTCTGAACAAAAATGTGCTATTAGAAGGGAATGTATACGGCTGATGGGGACATTGGTAAAATCCCACGAGGGTCTCATTGAGCCATATCTTGTTAAGATGGTCTCTAGCATTGTTAAACGGCTCAAGGACCCGGATTCGGGTGTGAGGGATGCTTGTGTGCAGACGATGGGTGTTTTGGCTTCATCATTAACTAACCACCCAGGCGAGAGAGGTCAGACTTTTGTTACACTGGTGAGGCCGCTTTTTGAATCCCTGGGCGAACAGAATAAGCAGGTGCAGTCAGGTTCAGCCTTGTGTTTAGCAAGGATCATTGACAGTACCAGCGACCCTCCAGCATTAATTCTACAGCGCATCTTGACTCGAACAACAAAGTTGCTCAGGAACCCCCATTTCATGGCCAAAGCAGCAGTCATTGAGCTAAATAGAAGTATCATTCAG GCAGGCGGTGCTGCAACAGTAAATGGTTTGTCTGCTGCACTAACTAGTATTCAAGAAGCATTAAAAAGTGGTGATTGGGCTACGCGTAAAGCTGCTTCCTTAGCATTAGCAGAAATTGCTTCGAGTGGTGGATGTTTCTTGGGAACTTTTAAGGTGTCCTGCGTACGATCCCTCGAAGCATGTCGTTTTGATAAG GTTAAACCAGTGAGAGACACAGTTTTGCAAGCACTACATTGCTGGAGAAATATTCCTGGTCAGGATCATCCTGAACCATCAGAGTGTGGATCTTCTGTCAAAG AAAACAATTATGGCGGTGACTTCAGTGATTTGACTAGTGCAAGTGAATCTGGGCGGGCGGTCATCTTAAAAAATGTCGGTCAAGATTCAGTGAAGAAGAGGATTGGGTTGAGTGCTAGAAAAGCATGTCAAAATTTTGTAGAGAAGCAAGAACATCCAAAACCAGAGGAATGGAATGTAGAAATTGCGGTTCCCAGAAACACAAAGATATCTGTCGAACATTGTGAGGAGCAAGAACCTGATGGTAGTTTTTTTACCAATGGAGCAGAGAGAATAAGTGCCAACATCACAAGCATGCAAGAAGATGTTTATGATTATGGCATCATAGATGACCAACAAGAGTGCTCTTCTGTTTCCAATCTTGGTGCTGATAGTCTCAAGACCAAGCTCATGACTGTTTCTAAAGGCTGTATTGATGAGAGTTCTCCTGATTTCCGTGGAACCAGTCATCAGCGTGTTATTGAAGAAGTTAGTAGCGAAGGACCCATGTATCCATTTACAATGCAGGATCGCAGAAGTCTTGATTCTACTGTGACAGAATCCAGCTATCCAGCCATGTCTGGATGTTGTCAGAAAGCAGCAAATGAAATGATTTCCATTCACAAGCAGCTTTCGGCGATAGAGAAGCAACAGTCAAATTTGTTGGATCTCTTGCAG GTGTTCACAACCAGCACGAGTGAAAGCTTGTCTCTCATAAAGTCAAAAGTGATTGCTTTAGAGCTTGCTGTTGGTAGAATTTCTCAGGACTTTATTCATGAAGACGGATATGATATTATGGGGGTTTCCAAATGTATGAGAAAAGATGAAAGTATTGATTCTCCAAGACTCTCTATATGTACCCCCCGGCCATCAATGGATATGCAGCAAAGACAACCTTCAATTATGACTCGGAAGAAGAGCGAATTTGGGTATAACAATCCACTTGATAGGAACTGGAGCAAATCAGCAAATTTAAAGCCAGATGAGGATATGTGGATGGCTTCCAGTACAAGGTTGTCCAGGAGTCATTTAGGTAAGGATTGTCATAAATTCTCAGAGCAGGGAGCACAAAGCATTGTTAGCGTTCGGAGAAAAGGATATACATGTGCAAATGCTAGACAAATTGGTCCCACTAAGAATAGTGCGTGGAAGCAAATCAGGGATTTTCTTCGTGAAGGTGACCTCGAATCTGCATATGCTGAAGCTCTGGTATTAGGTGATAAGCATGTTCTGAATGAGCTTGTCCATGCAACTGGTCCTGTTCTGGATAGTTTATCGCAGAAAACTGCAAGTGACCTTCTTTGTACTTTGGCTTCACTCTTCAAGGAGCAAAGGTCTGTGGGCTCCATGGTTCCATGGTTGCAGCAG GTAGTGGATTTGAGCACCATCCATGGGCCCAATTACTTCATTCTCTCTATGAAAGCAAAGGACGAAGTCATGTCTGCTACTCATGAAGTTGTTAAAATGGAGTTCTCTAGTAGTGCGGAAAGAAGATCCGCTAATCAAATGGCTGTGAAATTGCACTACTTATTGG GAAAGGGCGGCTGA
- the LOC115744608 gene encoding TORTIFOLIA1-like protein 2 isoform X2, producing the protein MKNQASIRGRGSGRATTQQIIFELKQKVVLALNKLADRDTQQIGVDELEKAAEGLNPDTIAPFLSCILDTDSEQKCAIRRECIRLMGTLVKSHEGLIEPYLVKMVSSIVKRLKDPDSGVRDACVQTMGVLASSLTNHPGERGQTFVTLVRPLFESLGEQNKQVQSGSALCLARIIDSTSDPPALILQRILTRTTKLLRNPHFMAKAAVIELNRSIIQAGGAATVNGLSAALTSIQEALKSGDWATRKAASLALAEIASSGGCFLGTFKVSCVRSLEACRFDKVKPVRDTVLQALHCWRNIPGQDHPEPSECGSSVKENNYGGDFSDLTSASESGRAVILKNVGQDSVKKRIGLSARKACQNFVEKQEHPKPEEWNVEIAVPRNTKISVEHCEEQEPDGSFFTNGAERISANITSMQEDVYDYGIIDDQQECSSVSNLGADSLKTKLMTVSKGCIDESSPDFRGTSHQRVIEEVSSEGPMYPFTMQDRRSLDSTVTESSYPAMSGCCQKAANEMISIHKQLSAIEKQQSNLLDLLQVFTTSTSESLSLIKSKVIALELAVGRISQDFIHEDGYDIMGVSKCMRKDESIDSPRLSICTPRPSMDMQQRQPSIMTRKKSEFGYNNPLDRNWSKSANLKPDEDMWMASSTRLSRSHLGKDCHKFSEQGAQSIVSVRRKGYTCANARQIGPTKNSAWKQIRDFLREGDLESAYAEALVLGDKHVLNELVHATGPVLDSLSQKTASDLLCTLASLFKEQRSVGSMVPWLQQVVDLSTIHGPNYFILSMKAKDEVMSATHEVVKMEFSSSAERRSANQMAVKLHYLLGG; encoded by the exons ATGAAGAACCAGGCGTCCATAAGAGGGAGAGGATCCGGTAGGGCAACTACCCAACAGATTATCTTTGAGCTGAAGCAGAAGGTGGTTCTTGCCCTTAACAAGCTTGCAGATAGAGATACACAGCAAATTGGAGTTGACGAATTGGAAAAGGCCGCTGAGGGCTTAAATCCGGACACTATAGCCCCATTTCTGTCTTGCATACTGGACACTGATTCTGAACAAAAATGTGCTATTAGAAGGGAATGTATACGGCTGATGGGGACATTGGTAAAATCCCACGAGGGTCTCATTGAGCCATATCTTGTTAAGATGGTCTCTAGCATTGTTAAACGGCTCAAGGACCCGGATTCGGGTGTGAGGGATGCTTGTGTGCAGACGATGGGTGTTTTGGCTTCATCATTAACTAACCACCCAGGCGAGAGAGGTCAGACTTTTGTTACACTGGTGAGGCCGCTTTTTGAATCCCTGGGCGAACAGAATAAGCAGGTGCAGTCAGGTTCAGCCTTGTGTTTAGCAAGGATCATTGACAGTACCAGCGACCCTCCAGCATTAATTCTACAGCGCATCTTGACTCGAACAACAAAGTTGCTCAGGAACCCCCATTTCATGGCCAAAGCAGCAGTCATTGAGCTAAATAGAAGTATCATTCAG GCAGGCGGTGCTGCAACAGTAAATGGTTTGTCTGCTGCACTAACTAGTATTCAAGAAGCATTAAAAAGTGGTGATTGGGCTACGCGTAAAGCTGCTTCCTTAGCATTAGCAGAAATTGCTTCGAGTGGTGGATGTTTCTTGGGAACTTTTAAGGTGTCCTGCGTACGATCCCTCGAAGCATGTCGTTTTGATAAG GTTAAACCAGTGAGAGACACAGTTTTGCAAGCACTACATTGCTGGAGAAATATTCCTGGTCAGGATCATCCTGAACCATCAGAGTGTGGATCTTCTGTCAAAG AAAACAATTATGGCGGTGACTTCAGTGATTTGACTAGTGCAAGTGAATCTGGGCGGGCGGTCATCTTAAAAAATGTCGGTCAAGATTCAGTGAAGAAGAGGATTGGGTTGAGTGCTAGAAAAGCATGTCAAAATTTTGTAGAGAAGCAAGAACATCCAAAACCAGAGGAATGGAATGTAGAAATTGCGGTTCCCAGAAACACAAAGATATCTGTCGAACATTGTGAGGAGCAAGAACCTGATGGTAGTTTTTTTACCAATGGAGCAGAGAGAATAAGTGCCAACATCACAAGCATGCAAGAAGATGTTTATGATTATGGCATCATAGATGACCAACAAGAGTGCTCTTCTGTTTCCAATCTTGGTGCTGATAGTCTCAAGACCAAGCTCATGACTGTTTCTAAAGGCTGTATTGATGAGAGTTCTCCTGATTTCCGTGGAACCAGTCATCAGCGTGTTATTGAAGAAGTTAGTAGCGAAGGACCCATGTATCCATTTACAATGCAGGATCGCAGAAGTCTTGATTCTACTGTGACAGAATCCAGCTATCCAGCCATGTCTGGATGTTGTCAGAAAGCAGCAAATGAAATGATTTCCATTCACAAGCAGCTTTCGGCGATAGAGAAGCAACAGTCAAATTTGTTGGATCTCTTGCAG GTGTTCACAACCAGCACGAGTGAAAGCTTGTCTCTCATAAAGTCAAAAGTGATTGCTTTAGAGCTTGCTGTTGGTAGAATTTCTCAGGACTTTATTCATGAAGACGGATATGATATTATGGGGGTTTCCAAATGTATGAGAAAAGATGAAAGTATTGATTCTCCAAGACTCTCTATATGTACCCCCCGGCCATCAATGGATATGCAGCAAAGACAACCTTCAATTATGACTCGGAAGAAGAGCGAATTTGGGTATAACAATCCACTTGATAGGAACTGGAGCAAATCAGCAAATTTAAAGCCAGATGAGGATATGTGGATGGCTTCCAGTACAAGGTTGTCCAGGAGTCATTTAGGTAAGGATTGTCATAAATTCTCAGAGCAGGGAGCACAAAGCATTGTTAGCGTTCGGAGAAAAGGATATACATGTGCAAATGCTAGACAAATTGGTCCCACTAAGAATAGTGCGTGGAAGCAAATCAGGGATTTTCTTCGTGAAGGTGACCTCGAATCTGCATATGCTGAAGCTCTGGTATTAGGTGATAAGCATGTTCTGAATGAGCTTGTCCATGCAACTGGTCCTGTTCTGGATAGTTTATCGCAGAAAACTGCAAGTGACCTTCTTTGTACTTTGGCTTCACTCTTCAAGGAGCAAAGGTCTGTGGGCTCCATGGTTCCATGGTTGCAGCAG GTAGTGGATTTGAGCACCATCCATGGGCCCAATTACTTCATTCTCTCTATGAAAGCAAAGGACGAAGTCATGTCTGCTACTCATGAAGTTGTTAAAATGGAGTTCTCTAGTAGTGCGGAAAGAAGATCCGCTAATCAAATGGCTGTGAAATTGCACTACTTATTGG GTGGATGA